The genomic interval AGTTATGTGCAACTGGCCGATTCGAAACCGCCTCGCGAGTGGAGCGGGTCCGCCGTGCGCACGGCGCTCACGCATTTCGCCGATCTCTGCGCGGACCAGCGCGTCTTCCCCGGCGGCATCGGCGCTGCCCTCACCCGCGACTTTCCGGCCGCCGTGCACGAGGTATTCGAAAGGCAGGCAGCGGTATTGGTGGTCGCGCCCGATTTCGCGGAACCGATCGTCTGGCGCAGCCTCAAACGCGTGGGGCGGGACAAGAAGGCGATCGGTGTCGCACGGTTTCCCGCGGCCGACGCGGGCGGTCAGCGTCCGCAGATCGTCGGTGGCGATGTCATCGTGGTGACGAAGGACGCCAGTGCCGGCGCCGCGAAGGTGGTCGAGAAGCTGGCTTTACCGCAGGCTCCGGCGGCGTGGATCAAGCGGGAGGGCGGGTTCCTCGCCGCCAATCTGTGGACCGAGGCGCAGTATTCGGAGGATCTGCGCCGGGCGGCGCGAATCATGCGCGAGCGGAGCACCGATGCGCTGAATCCCGTCGACCTGTCGGACCGGATCGGCGCGGTCGGCGGCCGAAATGGTTTGTGGCGCGTGCTCACCGAATTCCTGGTCGCGGTGGTGAACATTCCCCCGGCAGACCGCGACCGGATCGGTGCCGCGGTCACCGACGCGATCGCGAAGCTGACCGAACTGGAGCGGCGGCGATGACCCGATCGCACGAACTGACAATTCACGGGCTGGAGTTGGAGCTCGCGCCCCGCCGAATGCGCGGAACCCTCGTCCCCGGACGACCGCCTCGCCGCTGGCCCATCTGGTTGGCGTTCGCGGTGGTGTTCGTCTTCCTCGCGGGATTGCTGTGGGCGTTCGGGATGACGGTGTGGACGGCTTATGCCGCACAT from Nocardia goodfellowii carries:
- a CDS encoding ABC transporter substrate-binding protein, giving the protein MGSRRALLRTGAILPFAAACAPEVLGRSRAVRIAVSWSGSELSAFQRVLDTVAAGLAVEVIPLGDDIETAFTAGGRSAPDIVMLPRAGRVRELAEQGKLAPVQDYLWYEILGSGKPYPDYWRNLLGYKEKLYGVPFKAADKSLVWYDRDLVEKYRLGDPPSWTLPQWKERMARLSGEPTRLLALAGADGWVLTDLFENLLMAVDPKSYVQLADSKPPREWSGSAVRTALTHFADLCADQRVFPGGIGAALTRDFPAAVHEVFERQAAVLVVAPDFAEPIVWRSLKRVGRDKKAIGVARFPAADAGGQRPQIVGGDVIVVTKDASAGAAKVVEKLALPQAPAAWIKREGGFLAANLWTEAQYSEDLRRAARIMRERSTDALNPVDLSDRIGAVGGRNGLWRVLTEFLVAVVNIPPADRDRIGAAVTDAIAKLTELERRR